From the genome of Triticum aestivum cultivar Chinese Spring chromosome 3B, IWGSC CS RefSeq v2.1, whole genome shotgun sequence, one region includes:
- the LOC123068319 gene encoding UDP-glycosyltransferase 72B1-like, with protein MEASGTAEAPRPPHVAMLVTPGMGHLVPLAELAKRLAARHGVTATLITFASTASATQRSFLASLSAAISSMSLPPVDLSDLPPGATIETLMSEECARLVPALTGVLSGLRETTRLVAYVADLFGADSFDAAVAAGVPRRYLFHPGNLHGLTFILHLPEIDVSMPGEFRDLAEPVRLPGCVPIPGPDVMSSFQDKSDPCYRWMVHHAKRYLESEAILVNSFDAVEPEAARVLSHPEPGRPPVYNIGPLIRADAGEEPRAACLDWLDRQPHKSVIFVSFGSGGSLPTEEMHELALGLELSGQRFLWVVRSPSDEGSVNANYYDAESKKDPLAYLPDVGLLVPSWVPQTEVLAHEATGGFLVHCGWNSVLESLVHGVPMVAWPLFAEQRQNAVMLSEGVKAAMRVPATKRKEEIAAAVREVMAGQGKGAQVRANVAALQKAAMEALLEGGAATTALDEVVRKWTREYC; from the coding sequence ATGGAGGCGAGCGGCACGGCTGAGGCTCCCCGGCCACCGCACGTGGCGATGCTGGTGACGCCCGGGATGGGCCACCTGGTCCCGCTCGCGGAGCTTGCCAAGCGCCTGGCCGCGCGGCACGGCGTCACGGCCACGCTCATCACCTTCGCGTCCACGGCGTCGGCTACGCAGCGGTCCTTCCTCGCCTCCCTCTCGGCCGCCATCTCCTCCATGTCCCTTCCGCCCGTCGACCTCTCCGACCTGCCACCCGGCGCCACCATCGAGACGCTCATGTCCGAGGAGTGCGCCCGCTTGGTGCCGGCGCTGACGGGAGTTCTGTCGGGTCTCAGGGAGACGACGCGGCTGGTGGCTTACGTGGCCGACCTCTTCGGGGCGGACTCGTTCGACGCTGCCGTGGCCGCCGGCGTGCCCAGAAGGTACCTGTTCCATCCGGGGAACCTGCATGGGCTAACGTTCATCCTCCACCTCCCGGAGATCGATGTTTCCATGCCCGGTGAGTTCCGGGACCTCGCCGAGCCCGTCAGGCTGCCCGGCTGCGTTCCCATCCCAGGGCCGGACGTCATGTCGTCGTTCCAGGACAAGTCTGACCCCTGCTACCGGTGGATGGTGCACCACGCCAAGCGCTACCTAGAATCCGAGGCCATCCTGGTGAACTCCTTCGACGCCGTCGAGCCGGAGGCCGCCAGGGTGCTCTCTCACCCAGAGCCCGGGCGCCCTCCAGTGTACAACATCGGTCCACTCATACGGGCCGACGCCGGCGAGGAGCCGCGCGCTGCGTGCCTGGACTGGCTCGACCGGCAGCCGCACAAGTCCGTCATCTTCGTCTCGTTTGGCTCCGGAGGCTCGCTGCCGACGGAGGAAATGCACGAGCTGGCGCTCGGGCTGGAGCTCAGCGGGCAGCGCTTCCTGTGGGTGGTGCGGAGCCCGAGCGACGAGGGGTCCGTGAACGCCAATTACTACGACGCCGAGAGCAAGAAGGACCCACTGGCCTACCTCCCGGACGTCGGCCTCCTGGTGCCGTCGTGGGTGCCGCAGACGGAGGTGCTCGCTCACGAGGCCACGGGAGGCTTCTTGGTGCACTGTGGGTGGAACTCGGTCCTGGAGAGCCTGGTGCACGGCGTGCCCATGGTCGCGTGGCCGCTCTTCGCCGAGCAGCGGCAGAACGCCGTGATGCTTTCAGAGGGTGTCAAGGCCGCCATGCGAGTGCCGGCGacgaagaggaaggaggagatcgCTGCGGCAGTGAGGGAAGTGATGGCAGGCCAAGGCAAAGGCGCCCAGGTGAGAGCTAATGTGGCCGCGCTGCAGAAGGCGGCCATGGAAGCTCTTCTTGAGGGCGGTGCCGCCACGACCGCGCTGGATGAGGTGGTGCGCAAGTGGACACGCGAGTATTGCTAG